GCGTCACCTGAAGGCGATCGGCGTGCCGGAAAAGCAGAGTCGTTTCGAATTCTTCGGCCCCGCAGCAGCGCTCGATTGATGTTGCGTTTGGTATTGCAGTAGTAGTGGCTGTTGTCTATTGAAGGCTACCCGGTAGTACTTTGGAAGAGACGATGTTCTGGTCTCTTCCTTTTTTATCTGGGCTTGCACATAAATGGCGTCTAGCGATCATCTTCGTGAATAGACGACGGATGACGGCACATCGCGTCGACGGTCACTTCCATGTACGGATAAAGCGGCAACTGCATCAGCAGATCGTTCAACTGTGCCGGACTTTCCACATCGAACACGCTGTAATTCGCGTACAGCCCCGCAATGCGCCAGAGGTGCCGCCAGATACCTTCTTTCTGCAGACGCTGCGCCATTGCCTTTTCAGTGGCCTTCAATTCATTGGCGCGTTCGACGGGCATATCCGGGGGCAGCTTGACGACCATCTTCACGTGAAAAAGCATGCGTGTACTCCCTTATGAATTCGTTGCGCGGCGTTCGTTGGTCGCAACTCGCGCGACTCAAACCGAAGCGGCCGCCTGAAGCGGCGGCCGCATTCACACCACTATGCGTTCTGCTGGCGTGCTGCGCGATCAGGCACGCACACGCTCCACTTCGCTCGTCGGCAGATCGTTGCGCTCCTTGACGAGGCTGAAGTCGAAGTCGATCAGTGCAAACTGGCCGTCGATACCGTAAGGCTTGCCCGTTGCACCCTCTTCCTTCTTCACGGCTGGCACGAGACCTTCACGCGTCGCGAATGCGAAGTCGTCCCACAGATACGGATCACCTTCGATGTTGATCTGTGTGGTCAACTTGCGGAAGCCGGGAGCGGATACGAAGAAGTGAATGTGCGCGGGACGATGGCCGTGACGGCCGAGCTGATCGAGCAATTGCTGCGTCTTGCCGCCGGGCGGCACGCTGTAGCCGATCGGAACGACGCTGCGGAAGCTGTAGACGCCGTCCGCATCCGTGCGAATCGAGCGGCGCAGGTTGTACTCGGCCTGCGACTTGTCGAAGTGCGAGTAGTTGCCCAGATGGTTCGCGTGCCACACTTCGACGAGCGCGCCTTTCACCGGCTGACCGTCGTCGTTGAGCACGCGGCCGCGCATCACAAGGGTTTCGCCCGGCTCGTTGCCGTTGTCGAGCCGCGCATGCCCCGTCGATTCCGGCGCGCCCGCCACATACAGCGGGCCTTCGATGGTACGCGGCGTGCCGCCCGCGACGCCCGCTTTCGCTTCCGCTTCGTCGAGACGCACATCGAGAAAATGTTCGAAGCCAAGACCCGCTGCGAGCAGGCCCAATTCGCCGCTTTGGCCGGCTTCGCCAAGATAGTTCAGCGCGGCCCAGAATTCGTTCGGCGTCACGTCGAGTTCGTCGATCGTGACGAACAGATCGCGAACGATGCGGTTCACGACTTGCTTCGTGCGTGCGTTGCCTTCGTGCGTGGCGCTTGCATTGATTTTGTTCAACAGCGCGTCGATGGTTTCGATGTTCATGGGGATGTCTCCTTTTAGTCCAATCACTGATGACGATGCCAAATGTGCTTTACGGGCTGCGAATCCAGCACCGTCATAGCTAACCTTTGACCACACTCGCGCCGTGTTTCGAGTCGCGGCGCAATCTCCCGATCTTGTCGAGGTCGAGTTGAATTCCGAGTCCGGGGCCATGCGGCAACTGCAACGAGAAGTTCTCGTAACGCAGCGGCTCCCTGAGAATTTCTTCCGTGAGAAGGAGCGGCCCGAACAACTCGGTGCCCCACTTCAATTCGCGGAACGTGCTAAACAGTTGCGCCGAAGCGATCGTGCCGATCGCGCCTTCGAGCATGGTGCCGCCATACAGGTCGACGCCCGCGGCGAGCGCGATAGCGGCGACGCTCGCGGCACCCGTCAAGCCGCCCGACTGCGCGATCTTCACGGCGAATACATCTGCCGCGTGCGCGCTGGCGATGTCGAACGCGTCGACGGGACCGTGCAGCGCTTCGTCCGCCATGATCGGCACCTTCGACAGATGCGCGAGCCGCTTGAGTCCGCGCTGGTCTTCGGCGGCGATGGGCTGCTCAATCAGATTGCAGCCTGCGTCCGCGAGCCGCTCGCTGGCCCAGATCGCTTCCGTCTGGCTCCATGCCTGATTCACGTCGACGCGCACTTCGGCGCGATCGCCAACGGCGGCCTTGATGGCAGCGACGTGCGCGATGTCGTCAGCGGGCGCGCGCGTGCCGATCTTCAGCTTGAACACGCGGTGCCGCTTCTTTTCGAGCATCAGATGCGCTTCGTCGATATCGCGGCCGGTGTCGCCGCTCGCCAGCGTCCATGCGACTTCAACGGAATCCGTCACCCGGCCGCCGAACAACTCCGACAGCGGCACGCCGAAGCGTTGTGCCTGCGCGTCGAACAACGCGGTTTCGATCGCGCACTTGGCGAAGCGGTTGCCCTGGAAGCACTCACGCAGCTTCGCCATCGCCCGGCCGGGACGAGTCGCGTCCATGCCCTTGAGCATCGGCGCGAAATACGTGTCGATGTTGGTCTTGATGCTTTCGGGGCTTTCCTCGCCGTAAGCCAGACCGCCGATCGTCGTCGCCTCGCCCCAGCCCTCTATACCATCCGCGCATTGAATCCGGATCAGCACGAGGGCCTGGCAATTCATCGTGGCAACCGACAGGCGGTGCGGGCGAATCGTCGGAACGTCGACGAGAATGGTCTCTATGGCTTGTATCTGAACGGGGCTTGATATCATACGGCTCTCCTGCTGTTGTGCTCATACTAGGGGCGCCGGCGAAATCCGTCCAAGACCGATTGAGTCTACTTCCATACCTTCGGGGCATAGATGGAACTGCGCCAACTCCGCTATTTCGTGGCCGTCGCTGAAGAAAGGAACTTCACGCGGGCGGCCGAACGCCTGAACATGACGCAGCCGCCACTCTCGCGGCAAATCCAGCAGATCGAAGACAGTGTGGGACTTGCGCTGTTCGAACGCGGTGCGCGTCCCCTCAGGCTGACCGAGGCGGGACGGGTCTTTTACGCGCAGGCGAAGCGTCTGCTCGAAGAGAGCGACGAACTGCTTCCTCTCACGCGGCGTCTTGCGCAACTCGCCGAGCGCATCGTGGTCGGCTTCGTGCCATCCACGCTATACGGCCCGCTGCCCGACGTGATCCGCGCGTTCAGAGAAGCCGCGCCGCTTATTCAGATTTCGTTGATCGAAATGTTCACGATCGAGCAGTTGAGCGCACTCAAGGGCGGCCGGATCGACGTGGGCTTTGGTCGGCTGCGTTTCGACGATGCACAATTGGCACGCGAGGTGCTCGTCGAAGAACACCTGATCGCGGCACTGCCCGCCGGTCATGCGCTCGCCGACGCGCCCAGGCTGACGCTCGACGCGCTGTCGAAGGAAACGCTGATCATCTATCCGTCGACGCCGCGTCCGAGTTACGCGGACCAGCAGCTCTGCGCGTTCCGCGATCATGCCGTCGAGCCGGCCGCCATTCATGAAGTGAGGGAACTGCAAACTGCGCTTGGACTCGTCGCCGCGCAAGTTGGCGTGTGTCTCGTCCCCGAAAGCGTGAGGGGTTTGCGGGCGCACGGCGTGACATACCGGTCGATCGACGAAACGCAAGTGTCGTCGCCCATCATCATGAGCCGGCGTTTGCAGGATCAGAGTCCCACGACCGACCTGTTCTGTTCGATTGCGCGCGACCTGTTCAGGAAGCCGCCCATCTAGCGGAACGGATGCGCCGGGCGTGCAGCAGTTGTTCTCAGCGTGGATGTGAGCAAGACCAAGGCCGCCAGGCTTCTGGCAATCTTTGTCGCCAACGACAACCATGACAACCGCGTCAAGGTGGGACAAGAAGTAATAGCGATGCATATTTATGCGGATATGCAGCCTTAAGGGCGCGCGCGCAGACAGGGTCAGCGCTTCGGCCGGGCTTAAGAACATCAGCGACCTGAAGCGCGACAAGATTACGTTGCGCAATCCGGTTAACAACGCTTAACTTGCTGTATGGCCGCCTGAACGTCCAATATAGAGTCACGGCGCGTTGATGGCGGGAATCGATTTCGCGCATTGCTGCGCGCCATGCAGGCATGTCACTGGAACTGCCTTGCGAGCCACACCGTACAACACGTCAGCAGCAGCATCTCGGCCGCCTCAGAGCGTGCCGCCAGCCAAACTCTGTGACGGAGGTGAATGATGACTCGTCCGGTTGAAGAAGATATCGTTCGACGCGCCTTGGTGGGCGTCCTGATGCCCACGCCCCTTGAATCGGTCAAGAAAGCACAATACGGTCCAAAGAAAAAATTCCGCATGACCAAGCGCCCGCCGCCGGAAGCACTCGAACCCGCTACCGCTGAACCGCCGCCGGCGCACATCTCGATCCTCGAACAACTGTCGTCGAAGACGCTGAGTGTGTGCTGGAGCGATCCGCGCTCGGGCCATTACGCAGATCAGGTGTGGCGCATCGGTCTCGCACGCATGGATTCGTTCTGCGTATTGACGGGCATGCCGATACGCCGCGGCGACCCGGTGTTTCGCCCCCGAGCATGCGAGAGCTATTTCCCCGCGAATCGCGACCGCATGATTCTGGCGTCCGCCGTACCGTCTTGTCCGAGCGGGATCGTGCTCGACTGAATTCGAAGCACGATCATTCGCATGCTGTAAAGCCTGAACAAATCTTAAGCGCCATGGGCGGCAAAGCCCTTGGCGCGTTAGCCAACGATGCTGCGCGTCGCTTAATGACGCGCGAACCGCGCAACATTCGTTGCAGGCGCAGCATCGAATCTTCACGCACCACCCGCAGGGTTTGCGTACCTTTGTCATACGCGTGACTTTTGGCTAGTCCATAGCCGCCAGACAACACATCAAAAACACGCGGTGCAAGCCGTATTCGACACCCGCGCTGTATGAGACATAGCCACTCCGACCCGTCACATCGCAGTCAGGCTAACTGCTGTCGGATGCCGGTGCAATTCGTCGTGCGGCTAAAGGTCTGAGCATTCGGAAAACGATGCTAAAGCGGTCGAAGGCTGTCCAGCGGATGCAGCTCGAGCGCGTCGTCGACGGCCAGTTCTCGCGCGATGAAATCGATCAGCGTACCTACCCGCCGGCTCGGCACCGCCCCCGCATAGACAGCGAACAGATCGACGCGCTCGCCGATGTACTGATCCAGCGCCGTCTCGAGGCTGCCTGATATCAGTTCGTGATAGACATCCCACCGGTTCTTCAGTATCACGCCATAGCCGTTGACGGCCCACTCGCGCAGCACGCTGCCGTCGCTCGCCACACGGTTACCGGATACTCTGACGGCGATCTGCTTGCCGTCGACGACGAACGGCCAGTTCGTGAACGGCGCATCGGGCCGCGCGAGGATCAGGCAGTTATGCGAGGACAATTGCGACGGATGCATCGCCTTGCCATGTGCCGCCCAATAGGACGGAGCGGCGCATACGACGCGCGGTCCCGTCAGCAGCAGGCGTGCCTTGAGCCGCGGGTCGATCAGCGGACCATGTCGCAACGCCAGGTCGAGATGTTGATCGACCAGATCCACCACGCCGTCCGTCAGCAACAGCGACACCTGCACCTGTGGGTACAGGCTCATGAACTTGTCCAGCAACGGCACGACGCGTGTGCGGCCGAAATCGGTGCTGGCCGTCAAGCGG
This Paraburkholderia phymatum STM815 DNA region includes the following protein-coding sequences:
- a CDS encoding LysR family transcriptional regulator, producing MELRQLRYFVAVAEERNFTRAAERLNMTQPPLSRQIQQIEDSVGLALFERGARPLRLTEAGRVFYAQAKRLLEESDELLPLTRRLAQLAERIVVGFVPSTLYGPLPDVIRAFREAAPLIQISLIEMFTIEQLSALKGGRIDVGFGRLRFDDAQLAREVLVEEHLIAALPAGHALADAPRLTLDALSKETLIIYPSTPRPSYADQQLCAFRDHAVEPAAIHEVRELQTALGLVAAQVGVCLVPESVRGLRAHGVTYRSIDETQVSSPIIMSRRLQDQSPTTDLFCSIARDLFRKPPI
- a CDS encoding DUF3331 domain-containing protein, yielding MTKRPPPEALEPATAEPPPAHISILEQLSSKTLSVCWSDPRSGHYADQVWRIGLARMDSFCVLTGMPIRRGDPVFRPRACESYFPANRDRMILASAVPSCPSGIVLD
- the catC gene encoding muconolactone Delta-isomerase translates to MLFHVKMVVKLPPDMPVERANELKATEKAMAQRLQKEGIWRHLWRIAGLYANYSVFDVESPAQLNDLLMQLPLYPYMEVTVDAMCRHPSSIHEDDR
- a CDS encoding LysR family transcriptional regulator, which translates into the protein MDRLDALRLFVEIAEAGSFSAAARKSTVSTSTVTLALQKLEEEVGARLIMRTTRRLAFTHEGQRFLDDARRVLADWDAAILSLREDGPLNGPIRLTASTDFGRTRVVPLLDKFMSLYPQVQVSLLLTDGVVDLVDQHLDLALRHGPLIDPRLKARLLLTGPRVVCAAPSYWAAHGKAMHPSQLSSHNCLILARPDAPFTNWPFVVDGKQIAVRVSGNRVASDGSVLREWAVNGYGVILKNRWDVYHELISGSLETALDQYIGERVDLFAVYAGAVPSRRVGTLIDFIARELAVDDALELHPLDSLRPL
- the catA gene encoding catechol 1,2-dioxygenase — encoded protein: MNIETIDALLNKINASATHEGNARTKQVVNRIVRDLFVTIDELDVTPNEFWAALNYLGEAGQSGELGLLAAGLGFEHFLDVRLDEAEAKAGVAGGTPRTIEGPLYVAGAPESTGHARLDNGNEPGETLVMRGRVLNDDGQPVKGALVEVWHANHLGNYSHFDKSQAEYNLRRSIRTDADGVYSFRSVVPIGYSVPPGGKTQQLLDQLGRHGHRPAHIHFFVSAPGFRKLTTQINIEGDPYLWDDFAFATREGLVPAVKKEEGATGKPYGIDGQFALIDFDFSLVKERNDLPTSEVERVRA
- a CDS encoding muconate/chloromuconate family cycloisomerase, which encodes MISSPVQIQAIETILVDVPTIRPHRLSVATMNCQALVLIRIQCADGIEGWGEATTIGGLAYGEESPESIKTNIDTYFAPMLKGMDATRPGRAMAKLRECFQGNRFAKCAIETALFDAQAQRFGVPLSELFGGRVTDSVEVAWTLASGDTGRDIDEAHLMLEKKRHRVFKLKIGTRAPADDIAHVAAIKAAVGDRAEVRVDVNQAWSQTEAIWASERLADAGCNLIEQPIAAEDQRGLKRLAHLSKVPIMADEALHGPVDAFDIASAHAADVFAVKIAQSGGLTGAASVAAIALAAGVDLYGGTMLEGAIGTIASAQLFSTFRELKWGTELFGPLLLTEEILREPLRYENFSLQLPHGPGLGIQLDLDKIGRLRRDSKHGASVVKG